In Polynucleobacter arcticus, the following proteins share a genomic window:
- the lspA gene encoding signal peptidase II gives MNLSFLRCLAIAVTTLLLDQLSKWSALSNLQLGVPEPVLPFLNWLLLFNPGAAFSFLAQGSGWQRWFFTAIGLAASAYILWLLRQSQGDRMLCWALSLILGGALGNVLDRIMYGAVVDFIDLHYANWHWPAFNIADSAICIGAALIIWGELRKSFGKNPQSL, from the coding sequence ATGAACCTCTCATTTCTGCGTTGTCTAGCCATTGCTGTTACTACGCTATTGCTAGATCAATTAAGTAAATGGTCGGCACTGAGCAATCTGCAACTGGGGGTGCCCGAACCGGTATTGCCTTTCTTAAATTGGCTTTTGCTATTTAACCCAGGAGCAGCTTTTTCATTCTTAGCCCAGGGCTCAGGCTGGCAACGTTGGTTCTTTACAGCTATCGGCTTAGCCGCTTCAGCCTATATCCTTTGGTTGCTGCGCCAGAGCCAGGGGGATAGGATGCTGTGCTGGGCGCTTAGCCTGATTCTTGGTGGCGCCTTAGGCAATGTCCTCGATCGCATCATGTACGGCGCTGTAGTGGACTTTATTGACCTGCATTACGCTAACTGGCATTGGCCAGCTTTCAATATTGCTGATAGTGCCATTTGTATTGGCGCAGCCCTCATTATTTGGGGCGAGCTACGGAAGTCGTTTGGCAAAAACCCCCAATCCCTTTAA
- the coaBC gene encoding bifunctional phosphopantothenoylcysteine decarboxylase/phosphopantothenate--cysteine ligase CoaBC: MQSLLNKKIVLGISGGIAAYKSAELARLLIQEGASVQVVMTEAAQQFVTPVTMQALTGNPVYTSQWDSSIANNMAHIELSRAADAILIAPASADLMAKLSLGLADDLLSTLCLARDCPLLLAPAMNKQMWEHAATQRSAQRLIEDQVALLGPASGFQACGEVGFGRMLEPVEIAEQCIAFFQKKLLIGKRILITAGPTFEAMDPVRGITNRSSGKMGFAIARAAIEAGAEVHLVAGPCELTTPLAATGKITRTNVVSAKEMHAATMQSRDCDIFFAVAAVADWGIAKPAKEKMKRQGKQAPSLEFVANPDILGDVAKTVRMKGGRPHPYCIGFAAESTELAKHAEEKRKRKGIPMIVGNIGPDTFGSDLNELLIVDENGSKKIAKAEKLQLARQLIQLVAKKI; encoded by the coding sequence ATGCAATCACTTTTAAATAAGAAAATCGTTCTCGGCATCTCCGGCGGAATAGCAGCCTACAAATCTGCTGAGTTGGCACGCTTGCTGATACAAGAGGGGGCGAGTGTTCAAGTAGTGATGACGGAGGCTGCTCAGCAGTTTGTGACCCCAGTGACCATGCAGGCGCTGACAGGTAATCCGGTTTATACCAGTCAATGGGACAGCAGCATTGCCAATAATATGGCGCACATTGAGCTCTCCAGAGCGGCGGATGCCATTTTGATTGCACCAGCCAGTGCGGATCTGATGGCAAAGCTTTCTTTGGGCTTAGCAGATGACCTGCTCAGCACCTTGTGCCTAGCAAGAGATTGCCCTCTCCTTCTAGCGCCCGCCATGAATAAACAGATGTGGGAACATGCGGCAACGCAAAGAAGTGCTCAGCGCCTGATTGAAGACCAGGTTGCTTTACTTGGCCCTGCCAGTGGCTTTCAAGCTTGTGGTGAAGTAGGCTTTGGACGCATGCTTGAGCCAGTAGAAATTGCCGAGCAGTGCATTGCTTTCTTTCAGAAGAAGTTACTCATTGGTAAGCGCATACTGATTACTGCAGGTCCCACTTTTGAAGCCATGGATCCTGTTCGAGGCATTACTAATCGTAGCTCGGGCAAGATGGGCTTTGCCATCGCACGTGCAGCTATTGAGGCTGGTGCAGAGGTGCACTTGGTAGCAGGCCCATGCGAACTTACCACCCCGTTAGCAGCAACCGGAAAAATTACCCGCACTAATGTCGTCAGCGCTAAAGAAATGCATGCAGCCACTATGCAGTCTAGAGATTGCGATATCTTTTTTGCGGTTGCCGCAGTAGCAGACTGGGGTATCGCTAAACCCGCAAAAGAAAAGATGAAGCGTCAAGGCAAGCAGGCGCCAAGCCTGGAGTTCGTTGCCAATCCCGATATCTTGGGGGACGTTGCCAAAACAGTAAGGATGAAAGGCGGTAGGCCACATCCCTACTGCATTGGCTTTGCGGCTGAATCGACTGAGTTAGCAAAACATGCTGAAGAGAAACGCAAGCGCAAAGGCATTCCGATGATCGTGGGTAACATTGGCCCAGATACCTTTGGTAGTGATCTCAACGAACTCCTCATTGTTGATGAAAATGGTAGCAAGAAAATTGCTAAGGCAGAAAAGCTTCAACTCGCTCGCCAACTCATCCAGCTAGTCGCTAAAAAAATCTAA
- the dut gene encoding dUTP diphosphatase: MQQLQVKILDERMRDQLPAYGTPGSAGLDLRACIDQAIEIAPGQTVLVPTGLAIYVEDPRYAAFILPRSGLGHKHGIVLGNLVGLIDSDYQGQLMVSTWNRGSTSFKLEPMERLAQLVVMPIQQVELKVVEEFTQSSRGAGGFGSTGRA, from the coding sequence ATGCAACAACTTCAAGTCAAGATTCTCGATGAACGTATGCGTGATCAACTGCCCGCGTATGGCACACCCGGTAGCGCAGGCCTAGATCTTCGTGCTTGCATTGACCAAGCTATTGAAATTGCCCCAGGACAAACGGTTTTAGTGCCAACTGGTTTAGCGATCTACGTAGAAGATCCTCGCTATGCAGCCTTTATTCTGCCTCGCTCTGGACTGGGTCATAAGCATGGCATTGTTCTTGGAAACTTAGTGGGATTGATCGATTCTGACTACCAGGGTCAACTCATGGTCAGCACATGGAACCGCGGCTCTACGTCTTTCAAGCTTGAGCCAATGGAGCGCTTGGCTCAACTGGTGGTGATGCCCATTCAACAAGTCGAGCTCAAGGTTGTTGAAGAGTTCACCCAGAGTAGTCGCGGGGCTGGCGGGTTTGGAAGCACTGGTAGAGCTTAA
- the clpA gene encoding ATP-dependent Clp protease ATP-binding subunit ClpA, with the protein MIAQELEVSLHMAFVDARASRHEFITVEHLLAALLDNATAVEVLKACAVNIAELRAHLKNFINDNTPVVPGNDEVDTQPTLGFQRVIQRAIMHVQSTSSGKKEVTGANVLVAIFGEKDSHAVYFLQQQGVTRLDVVNFISHGVRKDQAEQVKPAESTQENEEAASGGKESPLEQYTQNLNVLAKQGKIDPLIGRDSEVERVIQVLCRRRKNNPLLVGEAGVGKTAIAEGLAWRIVKGDVPEILADATVYSLDMGALLAGTKYRGDFEQRLKGVLKSLKDSPHGVLFIDEIHTLIGAGAASGGTLDASNLLKPALSNGQLKCIGATTFTEYRGIFEKDAALSRRFQKVDVVEPTVDQTVQILRGLKSRFEEHHGVKYASAALVAAAELSSRYINDRHLPDKAIDVIDEAGAAQRILPKSKQKKTIGRPEIEEIVAKIARIPPQSVTVDDRSKLQTLDRDIKSVVFGQDPAIEALASAIKMTRAGLGKTDRPIGSFLFSGPTGVGKTEVAKQLAYILGIELLRFDMSEYMERHAVSRLIGAPPGYVGFDQGGLLTEAINKKPHCVLLLDEVEKAHPDIFNILLQVMDHGTLTDSNGRKTDFRNVIIIMTTNAGAEAMQKSTIGFTNARESGDEMADIKKFFTPEFRNRLDAIVSFKALDETIIMRVVDKFLMQLEEQLHEKKVDATFSPALRAHLAKHGFDPLMGARPMQRIIQDTVRKALADELLFGKLAQGGHVDVDVDMDGKVLLQFEAPVIPGKRPKADLAPVEEI; encoded by the coding sequence ATGATTGCCCAAGAATTAGAAGTGAGTTTGCATATGGCGTTTGTTGATGCGAGAGCATCGCGACACGAGTTCATTACAGTTGAGCATTTGCTTGCCGCTTTGCTAGATAACGCGACAGCAGTTGAGGTCTTAAAGGCCTGCGCTGTCAACATTGCTGAGCTTCGTGCGCATTTGAAAAATTTTATTAATGACAATACGCCGGTTGTCCCAGGTAATGATGAAGTTGACACGCAGCCCACCTTGGGTTTTCAGCGTGTGATTCAGCGCGCGATCATGCACGTTCAGTCCACTTCCAGTGGTAAGAAAGAAGTGACTGGCGCGAATGTACTGGTTGCCATCTTTGGTGAAAAAGATTCTCATGCGGTCTACTTCCTGCAGCAGCAGGGTGTAACTCGCTTAGATGTGGTGAACTTCATTAGTCATGGCGTTCGCAAAGATCAGGCCGAGCAGGTTAAGCCTGCTGAATCAACGCAGGAGAATGAAGAGGCGGCTTCAGGTGGAAAAGAAAGTCCCCTCGAGCAATACACCCAGAACCTGAACGTCTTAGCCAAACAGGGCAAGATAGATCCCCTGATTGGGCGCGATAGCGAAGTAGAGCGTGTGATTCAGGTGCTGTGTCGTCGCCGTAAAAATAATCCCCTCTTGGTGGGTGAGGCAGGCGTGGGTAAGACTGCTATTGCTGAAGGCCTCGCCTGGCGTATTGTCAAAGGAGATGTCCCTGAGATTTTGGCGGATGCCACGGTCTATTCATTAGACATGGGCGCTTTATTAGCAGGCACTAAGTATCGCGGTGATTTTGAGCAACGCCTGAAGGGTGTGTTGAAGTCTTTAAAAGACAGCCCTCACGGTGTTCTGTTTATTGATGAGATTCATACTTTGATTGGTGCGGGCGCTGCGTCAGGTGGCACGTTGGATGCAAGCAACTTATTGAAGCCCGCACTCTCGAATGGTCAGCTCAAATGTATCGGTGCAACTACCTTTACTGAATACCGCGGCATTTTCGAAAAAGATGCGGCGCTATCCCGTCGCTTCCAAAAAGTCGATGTGGTTGAGCCAACCGTTGACCAAACCGTACAAATCTTGCGTGGCCTTAAATCTCGCTTTGAGGAACATCACGGTGTGAAATATGCTTCCGCAGCTTTAGTGGCTGCCGCAGAACTTTCTTCACGCTATATCAACGACCGCCATTTGCCAGATAAGGCAATTGACGTGATTGATGAGGCTGGTGCTGCTCAACGTATTTTGCCAAAATCGAAGCAGAAGAAAACCATTGGTCGTCCGGAGATTGAGGAGATCGTTGCCAAAATTGCCCGTATACCGCCACAGTCAGTGACTGTAGATGACCGTAGCAAGCTCCAAACCTTGGACCGCGATATTAAGAGTGTGGTGTTTGGCCAGGATCCAGCTATTGAAGCTTTGGCCAGTGCCATTAAGATGACGCGCGCAGGGCTTGGCAAGACTGATCGACCAATCGGTTCTTTCTTATTCTCTGGCCCAACAGGCGTTGGTAAGACTGAGGTTGCAAAGCAACTTGCTTATATTTTAGGTATCGAGCTCCTGCGCTTTGATATGTCGGAGTATATGGAGCGGCATGCAGTTAGTCGCCTCATTGGCGCTCCTCCAGGATATGTTGGTTTTGATCAAGGTGGCTTGCTGACTGAGGCTATTAATAAGAAACCCCATTGCGTTCTCCTGCTCGATGAGGTTGAAAAGGCTCACCCAGACATTTTCAATATCCTATTGCAGGTGATGGATCATGGCACCTTAACGGACAGCAATGGCCGTAAAACGGATTTCCGTAACGTGATCATCATCATGACCACGAATGCGGGTGCCGAGGCAATGCAGAAGTCTACTATTGGATTTACGAATGCACGTGAGTCTGGTGATGAGATGGCGGATATCAAGAAGTTCTTTACGCCAGAGTTCCGCAACCGTTTAGACGCGATTGTTTCCTTCAAAGCGCTTGATGAGACCATCATCATGCGTGTGGTGGATAAGTTCTTAATGCAACTGGAAGAGCAATTACATGAGAAGAAGGTGGATGCAACATTTAGTCCAGCGTTAAGGGCTCATTTGGCAAAACACGGCTTTGACCCACTCATGGGTGCAAGACCAATGCAACGGATTATTCAGGACACGGTCCGCAAAGCCTTGGCTGATGAGCTACTTTTCGGTAAGTTGGCGCAAGGTGGTCACGTTGACGTAGATGTTGATATGGATGGCAAAGTACTACTTCAGTTTGAGGCACCAGTCATTCCGGGTAAAAGGCCAAAGGCTGATTTAGCACCAGTTGAGGAAATTTAA
- the clpS gene encoding ATP-dependent Clp protease adapter ClpS, with protein sequence MFLMSRATKNPTVGNPNTPYIEDTILLEKQAEKLKAPSMYKVLLLNDDYTPMEFVVMVIQEYFNKDHETATRIMLQVHLVGKGICGVFTRDVAATKVHQVIELSREAGHPLQCTMEEA encoded by the coding sequence ATGTTTCTCATGAGTCGCGCTACAAAAAATCCCACGGTTGGTAATCCAAACACTCCCTATATTGAAGACACTATTCTTCTCGAAAAGCAGGCCGAGAAATTAAAAGCACCTTCGATGTATAAAGTTTTACTATTGAATGACGATTACACACCAATGGAATTTGTAGTGATGGTGATTCAGGAGTATTTTAATAAGGACCATGAGACAGCTACACGGATCATGTTGCAGGTTCATTTGGTTGGCAAAGGCATCTGCGGTGTATTTACGCGAGATGTTGCGGCAACAAAAGTGCATCAAGTTATCGAACTCTCCCGCGAAGCGGGACACCCACTGCAGTGCACTATGGAGGAAGCATGA
- a CDS encoding cold-shock protein, with protein sequence MATGIVKWFNDAKGFGFIKPDDGEEELFAHFSAITMPGFKTLKENQKVTFDITQGPKGKQATNIQAA encoded by the coding sequence ATGGCGACCGGAATTGTTAAGTGGTTCAATGATGCAAAAGGTTTTGGCTTTATCAAACCTGATGATGGTGAAGAAGAGTTGTTTGCGCATTTCAGCGCAATCACAATGCCTGGGTTTAAAACCCTTAAGGAAAACCAAAAGGTAACGTTTGACATTACCCAAGGCCCTAAAGGCAAGCAAGCTACTAATATCCAAGCAGCTTAA
- a CDS encoding DUF192 domain-containing protein, which yields MTATFSATTFAQQNVGLPTIELKAGIYRIQAELADTPKAREVGLMNRTSMPTNSGMLFIFEQKAGHCFWMNNTRIPLSIAFIADDGKIINIEEMQAETTNNHCPKAAVRYALEMNKQWFSERVIVPGTVIQGLPKR from the coding sequence ATGACTGCCACCTTTTCTGCCACTACGTTCGCACAGCAGAATGTTGGACTGCCAACGATCGAGCTCAAAGCAGGTATCTACCGGATTCAAGCAGAGTTAGCAGACACACCCAAAGCCCGTGAGGTTGGACTCATGAATCGCACCAGCATGCCAACCAATTCAGGCATGCTGTTTATCTTCGAACAAAAAGCAGGGCATTGCTTCTGGATGAATAATACGAGGATTCCATTATCGATTGCCTTTATCGCTGATGATGGCAAGATCATCAATATCGAAGAAATGCAGGCAGAGACTACGAATAACCACTGCCCTAAAGCAGCAGTGCGCTATGCCCTAGAAATGAATAAGCAATGGTTCTCTGAGAGAGTCATTGTTCCGGGCACAGTCATTCAGGGGCTACCCAAGAGATAA
- a CDS encoding pyrimidine/purine nucleoside phosphorylase, which produces MQFDQVSVGKKANVFFDGKCVSHTVTLPNGVRKSVGVVLPSTLRFDLSTKEIMEVVDGNAFVSINGAPEVEFKAGQSWEVEQGGYFIIRAESPVHYVCHFE; this is translated from the coding sequence ATGCAATTTGATCAAGTTTCTGTAGGAAAAAAAGCCAACGTATTTTTTGATGGTAAGTGTGTATCCCACACGGTGACTTTACCTAATGGTGTTCGTAAGTCAGTTGGCGTCGTATTGCCAAGCACCCTACGCTTTGATCTGAGCACCAAAGAAATCATGGAAGTGGTCGATGGTAATGCTTTTGTCAGTATTAATGGCGCTCCCGAAGTTGAGTTCAAGGCTGGTCAAAGCTGGGAAGTGGAGCAGGGTGGCTACTTCATCATTCGTGCTGAATCACCAGTGCACTATGTGTGTCACTTTGAATAA
- a CDS encoding argininosuccinate synthase, with the protein MSDIKKVVLAYSGGLDTSVILKWLQDTYQCEIVTFTADLGQGEELEPARAKALQFGIKPENIFIDDLREEFVRDFVFPMFRANTIYEGEYLLGTSIARPLIAKRQIEIARATGADSVSHGATGKGNDQVRFELGYYALEPGIKVIAPWREWDLLSREKLMAYAEKHGIPVEMKHKQGGSPYSMDANLLHISYEGRHLENPNAEAEESMWRWTVSPEKAPDAAEIIEIEFRAGDPVAINGKAYKPHELLAELNRIGGMHGIGRLDLVENRFVGMKSRGCYETPGGTILLKAHRGIESITLDREVAHLKDDLMPRYASLIYNGLWWAPERLALQTLIDHTQQMVNGVVRLKLYKGSVSVISRDSANTLFDQTIATFDDDGGAYNQADAGGFIKLNALRMRIAETARRKRAK; encoded by the coding sequence ATGTCTGATATTAAAAAAGTAGTACTAGCGTATTCCGGTGGTCTTGACACTAGTGTGATCTTGAAATGGCTTCAAGATACCTATCAATGCGAGATCGTCACTTTCACAGCCGACTTGGGTCAAGGTGAAGAGTTAGAACCAGCGCGCGCTAAAGCCTTGCAATTTGGGATCAAGCCAGAAAATATTTTTATTGATGACTTGCGTGAAGAATTCGTGCGTGATTTCGTATTCCCGATGTTCCGTGCCAATACGATTTATGAGGGTGAGTACTTATTGGGAACGTCTATCGCACGTCCATTAATTGCTAAGCGTCAAATCGAAATTGCTCGTGCGACTGGTGCTGACTCTGTATCGCATGGCGCTACTGGTAAGGGTAACGACCAAGTGCGTTTTGAGCTGGGCTACTACGCACTCGAGCCAGGAATTAAAGTCATTGCTCCGTGGCGCGAGTGGGATCTACTCTCCCGTGAAAAACTCATGGCCTATGCAGAAAAGCATGGCATTCCTGTTGAGATGAAGCACAAGCAGGGTGGCTCACCATACTCAATGGATGCTAACTTACTGCATATCAGCTACGAAGGTCGCCATCTTGAGAACCCAAATGCCGAGGCCGAAGAGTCGATGTGGCGCTGGACCGTATCTCCTGAAAAAGCTCCTGATGCAGCAGAAATTATTGAAATTGAATTCCGCGCGGGTGATCCTGTGGCGATTAATGGCAAAGCCTACAAGCCACATGAGTTGTTGGCTGAACTCAATCGTATTGGCGGCATGCATGGGATTGGTCGCCTCGACTTGGTGGAGAACCGTTTTGTAGGTATGAAGAGTCGTGGTTGCTACGAAACTCCTGGTGGCACCATCCTCTTAAAAGCACATCGCGGTATTGAGAGTATTACGCTAGATCGCGAAGTGGCTCACCTCAAGGATGACTTGATGCCACGTTATGCCAGCTTGATCTATAACGGTTTATGGTGGGCGCCAGAGCGTCTTGCCTTACAAACTTTAATCGATCATACGCAGCAAATGGTCAATGGTGTTGTGCGCTTGAAGCTCTACAAAGGTTCTGTATCCGTGATCTCGCGTGACTCAGCAAATACCTTATTTGATCAGACGATCGCGACCTTTGATGATGATGGCGGCGCTTATAACCAGGCAGATGCTGGTGGCTTTATTAAGCTCAACGCATTGCGTATGCGCATCGCAGAAACAGCAAGACGTAAGCGTGCTAAATAA
- the argF gene encoding ornithine carbamoyltransferase: MISLAKPQAPGQVKHYLQFADLTREEYDYLLKRSAWLKTKFKSYETWHPLHDRTLAMIFEKHSTRTRLSFEAGIHQLGGHAVYLNTRDTQLGRGEPVEDAAQVISRMTDIIMIRTFGQEIIERFAANSRVPVINGLTNEFHPCQVLADIFTFVEARGPIQGKTVAWVGDANNMAYTWIQAAECLDFQIRFSAPEGYQLDGSRLTAKALKHLTICTDPKDACKDADLVTTDVWTSMGYEDENTSRMTAFKDWMVDEELMSVAKPDALFMHCLPAHRGEEVSAEVIDGPQSIVWEEAENRLHVQKALMEYLLCGRLD; the protein is encoded by the coding sequence ATGATATCTTTGGCAAAGCCTCAAGCGCCTGGCCAGGTTAAGCATTACTTGCAGTTTGCTGACCTGACTCGCGAAGAATATGACTATCTGCTCAAGCGTTCCGCTTGGCTCAAGACCAAGTTCAAAAGTTATGAGACTTGGCACCCCCTTCACGACCGCACTTTAGCGATGATCTTTGAGAAGCACTCTACTCGTACTCGCCTCTCCTTTGAAGCCGGCATACACCAGCTTGGTGGTCATGCCGTTTACCTGAACACCCGAGATACCCAGTTGGGCCGTGGCGAGCCTGTAGAGGACGCGGCGCAGGTGATTTCACGGATGACAGACATCATCATGATTCGCACCTTTGGCCAGGAGATTATTGAGCGCTTTGCAGCAAATTCTCGCGTTCCGGTAATCAATGGCTTAACGAATGAATTCCATCCCTGTCAGGTATTAGCCGATATCTTTACTTTTGTAGAGGCGCGCGGTCCCATTCAAGGAAAGACAGTTGCCTGGGTAGGCGATGCCAACAATATGGCTTACACCTGGATACAGGCTGCTGAATGTTTGGACTTTCAGATCCGCTTTTCCGCGCCAGAGGGTTATCAGCTCGATGGCTCAAGACTGACAGCTAAGGCGCTGAAACACCTGACGATTTGCACAGACCCTAAAGATGCTTGTAAAGATGCTGACTTGGTAACTACCGATGTGTGGACCAGCATGGGCTATGAGGATGAAAATACTTCCCGCATGACTGCCTTCAAAGACTGGATGGTCGATGAGGAGTTGATGTCTGTGGCAAAGCCAGATGCTTTATTTATGCATTGCTTGCCCGCCCATCGTGGTGAAGAAGTTTCTGCGGAAGTGATTGATGGTCCTCAAAGCATTGTGTGGGAAGAGGCTGAAAATCGTTTGCATGTTCAAAAGGCTCTGATGGAGTACTTACTCTGTGGTCGTTTGGATTAA
- a CDS encoding DUF3579 domain-containing protein — MDHKKLFIQGITTSGKPFRPSDWAERLCGVMATFRPPGDAGDPRFTYSPYVRPVIIATVKCVVIDTRLRDLDPRALDFVMNFAKDNSLPIEEACEFEPDSNSHTLNPKNKNPL; from the coding sequence TTGGACCACAAAAAGCTTTTCATTCAAGGCATTACAACTTCTGGCAAACCTTTTCGTCCCAGCGATTGGGCCGAACGTCTTTGCGGAGTAATGGCTACTTTTCGCCCGCCAGGTGATGCCGGCGACCCCCGCTTCACTTACTCACCTTATGTGAGGCCGGTGATCATTGCCACAGTGAAATGCGTTGTTATTGATACCAGACTACGAGATCTTGATCCGCGAGCGCTCGACTTTGTCATGAACTTCGCCAAAGACAACAGCCTGCCAATCGAAGAAGCCTGCGAATTCGAGCCGGATTCGAATTCGCATACTCTCAATCCTAAAAACAAAAACCCGCTCTGA
- the rpsT gene encoding 30S ribosomal protein S20, with protein sequence MANTAQARKRARQAVKQNEHNSSLRSKLRTSIKAVRKAIETGDKDAAAKVFAATQSTIDKIADKKIAHKNTASRQKSRLSAAIKAMAA encoded by the coding sequence ATGGCCAATACCGCACAAGCGCGTAAACGCGCACGGCAGGCAGTAAAACAGAACGAACACAACTCTAGCTTGCGTTCAAAGCTCCGCACTTCCATTAAGGCAGTTCGTAAAGCAATTGAAACTGGCGACAAGGATGCAGCAGCTAAAGTATTTGCAGCAACTCAGTCCACAATCGACAAGATTGCTGACAAAAAGATTGCTCACAAAAATACTGCATCACGTCAGAAGTCACGTTTGTCAGCCGCTATTAAGGCAATGGCAGCATAA
- the murJ gene encoding murein biosynthesis integral membrane protein MurJ, producing MNLLSAAAKVSSLTMLSRITGLLRETLIARSFGASEWTDAFNVAFRLPNLLRRLFAEGAFSQAFVPILGEISSQGDVKQSQILVNAVATLLFWALLLTVLLGVIGAPLLILVIATGFEGGPAYEASVVMTRIMFPYIGLISMVSLSAGILNTFGRFAIPAFTPVLLNLALIGSAIFLAPHLEQPIYALSIGVLLGGFLQLAIQVPALSRLGLLPKVGLLPGAIKSALKNPDARRVMKLMGPAVFAVSVAQISLIINTNIASRLQTGSVSWLSYADRLMEFPTALLGVALGTVLLPSLSKANAKNDLVHAGELLIWGLQLTFLLAAPCAIALFIFGEPLAAVLYHYGKFTALDVLMTQRALAAYGVGLIGLILIKILAPGFYSRQDIRTPVKIGLLVLVATQLANLIFVPWLGHAGLALSVGAGACLNAVLLWVGLHRRGALPGAAWFKYLGQLLLALIPFASLLYYAATAHDWIALQSSPWIRVGLVAGWLAAAAIIYFAALGLVGVRWQKFLRHAK from the coding sequence ATGAATCTGCTTTCTGCCGCCGCCAAGGTAAGCTCCCTCACAATGCTTTCCAGAATTACCGGACTTCTCCGGGAAACCCTGATTGCCCGTAGTTTTGGGGCTTCTGAGTGGACTGACGCCTTTAACGTAGCCTTCAGACTGCCTAATTTGCTCCGTCGGCTCTTTGCCGAAGGGGCCTTTTCACAGGCATTTGTGCCTATTTTGGGCGAAATTTCCAGCCAAGGGGATGTCAAACAGTCTCAAATCCTCGTTAATGCCGTCGCCACGCTCTTGTTTTGGGCTTTGCTGCTGACGGTACTACTGGGGGTGATCGGTGCGCCCTTGCTGATTCTGGTCATCGCTACTGGCTTTGAGGGCGGTCCAGCCTACGAAGCTAGTGTAGTTATGACCCGCATTATGTTTCCGTATATCGGCCTAATTTCCATGGTTTCTCTGTCTGCAGGGATTCTCAATACTTTCGGGCGCTTTGCCATTCCAGCATTTACCCCAGTTTTACTCAATTTAGCCCTGATCGGTAGCGCGATCTTTTTGGCGCCACATTTAGAACAGCCCATCTATGCCCTGAGTATCGGCGTTCTTTTGGGTGGGTTCTTACAACTCGCGATTCAAGTTCCAGCGCTTTCCCGGCTGGGTTTACTGCCAAAAGTAGGTCTTTTACCTGGGGCGATCAAATCAGCCCTCAAAAATCCAGATGCCCGCCGGGTCATGAAATTAATGGGGCCAGCCGTATTTGCGGTGTCCGTCGCCCAAATTTCCCTCATCATCAACACCAATATCGCGTCACGATTACAGACGGGCAGCGTTTCTTGGCTATCTTATGCCGATCGCTTAATGGAGTTTCCAACGGCACTTTTAGGCGTTGCATTAGGCACCGTGCTTTTACCCAGCCTGAGCAAAGCCAATGCAAAGAATGATTTAGTGCATGCGGGCGAATTGTTAATTTGGGGCTTGCAACTTACCTTCTTGCTAGCGGCTCCCTGTGCAATTGCACTCTTTATTTTTGGCGAACCTCTTGCTGCAGTCTTGTATCACTACGGAAAATTTACCGCTCTAGACGTATTGATGACTCAGCGCGCCTTGGCTGCTTATGGTGTTGGCTTGATTGGCCTGATTTTGATCAAGATCCTAGCCCCCGGGTTTTACTCACGACAAGATATCCGCACTCCGGTAAAAATTGGCTTGCTCGTTTTAGTAGCGACGCAATTGGCTAATTTGATTTTTGTGCCTTGGCTCGGTCATGCCGGCCTAGCCCTCTCCGTTGGCGCTGGCGCCTGCCTTAACGCAGTACTACTATGGGTTGGCCTGCATCGACGCGGCGCTCTTCCAGGCGCTGCCTGGTTTAAATATTTGGGACAACTGCTCCTTGCCTTAATTCCATTTGCATCGCTCTTGTATTACGCAGCGACTGCACATGATTGGATTGCACTGCAATCTAGCCCTTGGATCCGCGTGGGATTAGTGGCCGGATGGTTAGCCGCAGCCGCAATAATATATTTCGCAGCTTTGGGTCTGGTTGGCGTCCGCTGGCAAAAATTCCTGCGTCATGCAAAATAG